In Streptomyces dangxiongensis, one DNA window encodes the following:
- a CDS encoding DUF881 domain-containing protein, giving the protein MSEHHAHDDRNDRPESRQPESNRPEHGLRRELPAEVPASGAESAPGAGQAAGEQPQQPLTGRQRLVTGLWPPRFTRAQLIVAVLLFGLGFGLAVQVASNSDTDSALRGARQEDLVRILDELDSRTQRLEDEKQGLEKQRQELQSSSDQAAEARRQTAEKKRQLGILAGTVAAQGPGITMTIEDTKGTVRADMLLDAIQELRAAGAEAIQVNEVRVVAGTYLTDSGKSVSVDGNKINAPYRFKVIGKPQDLEPALNIPGGVVQTLEKEQATATVEQSDKIVVAALRQAKRPDYARSSSR; this is encoded by the coding sequence ATGAGCGAACACCACGCACACGACGACCGGAACGACCGGCCGGAGAGCAGGCAGCCGGAGAGCAACCGGCCGGAGCACGGGCTGCGCAGGGAACTGCCCGCCGAAGTGCCCGCGTCAGGGGCCGAGTCCGCGCCCGGGGCCGGGCAGGCTGCCGGGGAGCAGCCCCAGCAGCCGTTGACCGGACGGCAGCGGCTCGTCACAGGTCTGTGGCCGCCGCGCTTCACCCGCGCCCAACTCATCGTCGCGGTGCTGTTGTTCGGCCTCGGCTTCGGCCTGGCCGTCCAGGTGGCGTCGAACAGCGACACCGACAGCGCGCTGCGCGGCGCACGTCAGGAAGACCTCGTCCGCATCCTCGATGAACTGGATTCGCGTACTCAGCGTCTTGAGGATGAGAAGCAGGGACTCGAGAAGCAGCGTCAGGAGCTCCAGAGCAGCTCCGACCAGGCCGCGGAGGCACGCAGGCAGACCGCCGAGAAGAAGAGGCAACTCGGCATTCTGGCGGGCACCGTGGCGGCGCAGGGTCCCGGCATCACCATGACGATCGAGGACACGAAGGGGACGGTCCGGGCGGACATGCTGCTCGACGCGATCCAGGAGCTGCGCGCGGCCGGCGCGGAGGCGATCCAGGTCAACGAGGTCCGGGTGGTCGCCGGCACCTACCTCACCGACTCCGGCAAGAGCGTGAGCGTCGACGGGAACAAGATCAACGCCCCCTATCGTTTCAAGGTCATCGGCAAGCCGCAGGACCTCGAGCCGGCGCTCAACATTCCTGGAGGCGTGGTGCAGACCCTGGAGAAGGAGCAGGCCACGGCGACCGTGGAGCAGTCGGACAAGATCGTCGTGGCTGCCTTGCGACAGGCGAAGCGGCCTGACTACGCTCGGTCGTCCTCCCGGTGA
- a CDS encoding FHA domain-containing protein: MKLFAKLFGKSAREGGDNATARHRAQPEAEGQRPLFRDQVAGPGGDISGGQGAASVDPAQAGGIGFGQPSTSGAGGGFASGPYASNAPAGQPRQEDPSMSVLVCTRCGNRNAENARFCSHCGAPLRPGVAPERASETTSTISISGLEAYDSEATGQTPLPMLSPEAQAAVDALPLGSALLVVRRGPNSGSRFLLDSDLTTAGRHPQSDIFLDDVTVSRRHVEFRRSPDGSFTVADVGSLNGTYVNRERIDQVALANGDEVQIGKYRLVFYASRQGI, encoded by the coding sequence GTGAAGTTGTTTGCGAAGTTGTTCGGCAAGAGCGCGCGAGAGGGCGGCGACAACGCCACCGCCCGTCATCGCGCGCAGCCTGAGGCGGAGGGCCAGCGCCCGCTGTTCCGGGACCAGGTCGCTGGTCCGGGCGGTGACATTTCCGGTGGTCAGGGCGCGGCGTCTGTTGACCCTGCCCAGGCCGGCGGCATAGGTTTCGGGCAACCGTCAACCTCAGGTGCGGGTGGAGGGTTCGCCTCCGGCCCGTACGCGTCCAACGCCCCCGCGGGGCAGCCGCGGCAGGAGGATCCGTCGATGTCGGTCCTGGTGTGTACGAGGTGCGGTAACCGTAACGCGGAGAACGCCCGGTTCTGCTCCCACTGCGGCGCGCCGCTGCGCCCCGGAGTGGCACCCGAACGGGCCTCCGAGACCACGTCCACGATCTCGATCTCCGGCCTCGAGGCCTACGACTCCGAGGCGACCGGCCAGACGCCGCTGCCGATGCTCTCTCCGGAGGCGCAGGCCGCGGTGGACGCGCTGCCGCTGGGCTCGGCGCTGCTGGTGGTGCGCCGGGGTCCGAACTCGGGCAGTCGCTTCCTGCTGGACAGCGACCTGACCACGGCCGGCCGTCATCCGCAGAGCGACATCTTCCTGGACGACGTGACGGTCTCCCGGCGGCACGTGGAGTTCCGGCGCTCCCCGGACGGCTCCTTCACGGTGGCCGACGTGGGCAGCCTGAACGGCACGTACGTCAACCGGGAGCGCATCGACCAGGTCGCCCTGGCCAACGGTGACGAGGTGCAGATCGGCAAGTACCGGCTGGTGTTCTACGCGAGCCGGCAGGGCATCTGA